The following coding sequences are from one Candidatus Binataceae bacterium window:
- the coaBC gene encoding bifunctional phosphopantothenoylcysteine decarboxylase/phosphopantothenate--cysteine ligase CoaBC gives MGVLKDKTIVLGVCGGIAAYKAAELVRLLVGRGARVRVMMSRNAAEFITPLTLQTLSGNPVATETFNLTQESEIGHIRLADSADAIVIAPASADVIAKAAVGIADDILTTVLLAAHSPVAFAPAMNVHMYAHPTVAENLARLRARGVTVVEPASGELACGYEGRGRLVEPAVIVEEVERMLSPHDLASERLLVTAGPTQEMIDPVRFISNRSTGKMGFAIARAAWRRGAQVRIIAGPSPLATPHGVERIDTVGAAEMLSATSRNFPWCSALVMAAAVADFRPARPAAQKIKKNARGMTLELAAIADEMPRLAARKGSRIVIGFAAETEELERNALDKLRRKKLDLIVANDVSLKDAGFAVDTNIVTLIGEDGRPVSHPKLSKDEVADVILDRLVALRAAKSGRRTLRAVR, from the coding sequence ATGGGCGTGCTGAAGGACAAGACGATCGTGCTCGGCGTATGCGGCGGAATCGCCGCCTACAAGGCCGCCGAGCTGGTGCGGTTGCTGGTGGGGCGCGGAGCGCGGGTGCGCGTCATGATGTCGCGCAACGCGGCCGAGTTCATCACCCCGCTCACCCTCCAGACCCTGAGCGGCAATCCGGTCGCGACCGAGACCTTCAACCTCACCCAGGAGTCCGAGATCGGCCATATCCGGCTCGCCGACAGCGCCGACGCGATCGTGATCGCGCCCGCCAGCGCGGATGTGATCGCCAAGGCCGCGGTCGGTATCGCGGACGATATCCTGACCACCGTGCTGCTCGCCGCGCACTCGCCCGTGGCCTTCGCACCCGCGATGAACGTCCACATGTACGCCCATCCGACGGTGGCCGAGAACCTTGCGCGGCTGCGCGCGCGCGGCGTAACGGTGGTCGAACCGGCCTCGGGCGAGCTCGCCTGCGGTTACGAGGGCAGGGGAAGGCTGGTCGAGCCCGCGGTGATCGTCGAGGAGGTCGAGCGGATGCTCTCCCCGCACGACCTCGCTTCCGAGCGCCTGCTGGTGACCGCGGGGCCGACGCAGGAGATGATCGATCCCGTGCGCTTCATCTCCAACCGCTCGACCGGCAAGATGGGCTTCGCGATCGCGCGCGCCGCGTGGCGGCGCGGCGCGCAGGTGCGGATAATCGCGGGGCCGTCGCCGCTGGCGACGCCGCACGGCGTCGAGCGAATCGACACGGTCGGCGCGGCGGAGATGCTCAGCGCGACCTCGCGCAATTTTCCGTGGTGCTCGGCGCTGGTGATGGCGGCGGCGGTGGCGGACTTTCGCCCGGCGCGGCCAGCGGCGCAGAAGATCAAGAAGAACGCGCGCGGGATGACGCTCGAGCTGGCGGCGATCGCCGACGAGATGCCGCGGCTGGCCGCGCGCAAGGGCTCGCGCATCGTGATCGGCTTCGCCGCCGAAACCGAGGAGCTTGAGCGCAACGCGCTCGACAAGCTGCGCCGCAAGAAGCTCGACCTGATCGTCGCCAACGACGTCTCGCTCAAGGACGCGGGCTTCGCCGTCGACACCAATATCGTGACGCTGATCGGCGAGGACGGCCGCCCGGTCAGCCATCCCAAGCTCAGCAAGGACGAGGTCGCCGACGTAATCCTCGACCGCCTCGTCGCGCTGCGCGCGGCCAAGTCCGGGCGCCGAACGCTGCGCGCCGTCCGCTGA
- a CDS encoding GNAT family N-acetyltransferase has translation MEVRIRPLKRRDLAEADRIFRVAFGTFMGVPDPTATFGDRDLTRTRYEAAPDLALAAEADGALVGSNFATNWGSFGFFGPLTVEPKLWDQRIAQRLLERTMDLFAASGCRLTGLFTFSDSPKHAGLYQKFDYWPRFLTPVMARELSPTGASADYIRLSKLDADEKQSVLAACRELTDALYDGLDVSRETRAVESQRLGDTLALLDGSKVSAFAVCHVGAGTEAGSGCCYVKFGAVRPDAAAAETFERLLRACQAFAAEQGASRLEAGVNMSHHEAYRAMLGHCFRVVQTGVAMHQRNDPGFSRPGLYVLNDWR, from the coding sequence ATGGAAGTGCGAATTCGCCCGCTTAAGCGGCGTGACCTTGCCGAGGCCGACCGTATCTTTCGCGTCGCCTTCGGCACGTTCATGGGCGTACCCGATCCGACGGCGACCTTCGGCGATCGCGACCTCACGCGTACGCGCTATGAGGCCGCGCCGGATTTGGCCCTGGCGGCCGAGGCCGACGGCGCACTGGTCGGTTCGAATTTCGCGACCAACTGGGGAAGCTTCGGGTTCTTCGGACCGCTCACGGTCGAGCCAAAGCTGTGGGACCAGCGTATCGCGCAGCGGCTGCTCGAACGCACGATGGACCTGTTCGCCGCATCGGGATGCCGGCTCACTGGGCTCTTTACGTTCAGCGACAGTCCCAAACATGCCGGGCTGTATCAGAAATTCGATTATTGGCCGCGCTTTCTTACTCCAGTGATGGCGCGCGAGCTTTCTCCCACCGGAGCAAGCGCCGATTACATCCGGCTGTCGAAACTCGATGCCGACGAGAAGCAAAGCGTATTGGCCGCCTGCCGCGAATTGACCGACGCGCTCTATGACGGGTTGGACGTCTCGCGCGAAACGCGCGCGGTTGAGTCGCAGCGGCTGGGCGACACGCTCGCGCTCCTCGACGGCTCGAAGGTATCGGCTTTCGCGGTTTGCCACGTCGGCGCGGGCACCGAGGCCGGCAGCGGATGCTGCTACGTCAAATTTGGCGCGGTTCGTCCCGATGCGGCGGCCGCCGAGACGTTTGAGCGCTTGCTGCGCGCGTGCCAAGCCTTCGCGGCGGAGCAGGGCGCCTCGCGCCTGGAAGCGGGCGTCAACATGAGCCATCACGAGGCGTATCGCGCGATGCTGGGTCATTGCTTCCGGGTCGTGCAGACCGGCGTCGCGATGCATCAGCGCAACGATCCGGGCTTCAGCCGCCCCGGCCTCTACGTACTCAACGATTGGCGATAG
- a CDS encoding CoA transferase: MADLPLSGVRVLDFTWAWAGPFCTQTLAHLGAEVIRIETTARPPCVTRAIPPFADNIPGPNRAGYFNQYNQGKRSILLNLQKPEAVDLAYKLVPHCDVVADNFAAGVMEKLGFGYDKLRTLKPDLIQISMSGYGQTGPFRRFVGYGPPASALSGQFWLTGYEGGEPSEIGVSYPDPNAGVMGAYAIIAAVLHRDLTGEGQYIDQSQWEAVLVHMAEGLLEYDINHREPARRGNHDPMMSPHETYKSKGNDDQWVSIAVGTEEEWRALCGAIGQAGLADDPRFKTAALRKRNEAALDEIISAWTRERDKWEAAETLQRAGVAAFPSMSNRDLAEDRHLIERGYLVQLEHPEVGRRKHAGIPWKMSGTPCEVRSPAPLRGADTDDVLRSLLGMSSDEINRLRKAGIVA; encoded by the coding sequence ATGGCCGATCTACCTCTTAGCGGCGTGCGCGTGCTCGATTTCACCTGGGCATGGGCGGGGCCGTTCTGTACCCAGACCCTGGCGCATCTCGGCGCCGAGGTCATCCGTATCGAAACCACCGCGCGCCCGCCGTGCGTGACGCGGGCGATCCCGCCGTTCGCCGACAACATCCCCGGCCCCAACCGCGCCGGTTACTTCAACCAGTACAACCAGGGCAAGCGCAGCATCCTGCTAAACCTTCAGAAGCCCGAGGCGGTCGACCTCGCTTACAAGCTGGTGCCGCACTGCGACGTCGTCGCGGACAATTTCGCGGCCGGGGTGATGGAGAAGCTCGGCTTCGGCTACGACAAGCTGCGCACGCTCAAGCCGGATTTGATCCAGATCTCGATGTCCGGCTACGGGCAGACGGGCCCGTTCCGCCGCTTTGTCGGCTACGGCCCGCCGGCCTCGGCCCTTTCCGGCCAGTTTTGGCTGACCGGTTACGAAGGGGGCGAGCCCTCGGAGATTGGCGTTTCCTACCCTGATCCGAACGCCGGCGTGATGGGCGCCTACGCGATCATCGCCGCCGTGCTCCATCGCGATCTTACCGGCGAGGGCCAGTACATCGATCAGTCGCAGTGGGAAGCCGTGCTGGTGCACATGGCCGAGGGACTGCTGGAATACGACATCAATCATCGCGAGCCCGCACGCCGGGGCAATCACGACCCGATGATGTCGCCGCACGAGACCTACAAGAGCAAGGGCAACGACGATCAGTGGGTGTCGATCGCGGTCGGGACCGAGGAAGAATGGCGCGCGCTGTGCGGCGCGATTGGCCAGGCTGGGCTCGCCGACGATCCGCGGTTTAAGACCGCCGCCCTGCGCAAGCGTAACGAGGCCGCGCTCGACGAGATCATCTCGGCCTGGACGCGCGAGCGCGACAAGTGGGAAGCGGCGGAAACCCTTCAGCGCGCGGGTGTCGCCGCCTTTCCGTCGATGAGCAACCGCGATCTTGCCGAGGATCGCCACTTGATCGAGCGCGGCTACCTGGTGCAGCTCGAGCATCCAGAGGTCGGGCGCCGTAAGCACGCCGGAATCCCATGGAAGATGTCCGGCACGCCCTGCGAGGTCCGCAGCCCCGCCCCGCTGCGCGGCGCCGATACTGACGACGTCCTGCGCTCGCTGCTCGGGATGTCGAGCGACGAAATCAACCGGCTGCGCAAGGCCGGGATCGTCGCCTGA
- a CDS encoding AMP-binding protein: MSYIGLREQTVHGAKSVAEARARHRWNIPANYNVAIDCIDRHADLRDKPALYYEDDEGHAEKYTFGQIGALSRRFANAIAALGVGRGDVVAVHLPQRPETAIAHMGLYRVGAIALPISKLFGPDALKYRLNHSAAKAIMLEPESLEKLDPIRNDVPALRHVIIAGGNKGGLGFDELIAKGSEQFTMGPTNAEDPILLMYTSGTTGDPKGVLHAARYVLGHNGIDYSYNFLREGDLYYSPADWAWAGGLLDGLLAIWPYGIPVLAYRSKARFDPDVTLRLVEKYGATVGLYPPTALKSLREIKNPREKYRSLRLRCIVSGAEPVSPELARWVDEQLKVEFNQAFGQTEANYFIGNCTALEKAKLEPLGKPYPGHDVAVVNPETGVPVKTGQTGEIAIRVEDPVVMKEYWKNPGAMKEKFVNGWCVTGDLGHMDDEGYVYFQGRSDDVIKTSGYRVGPAEVEAKIIEHPAVASCAVVGVPDERRGQAIKAFIKLLPGHQPSQQLIDEIQKHVKTRLAAHEYPREFEFIDEFPMTVTGKIRRRDLRERELQRRAAAAGAR, encoded by the coding sequence ATGAGCTATATCGGCCTTCGCGAGCAGACAGTTCACGGGGCGAAGAGCGTCGCCGAGGCGCGCGCCCGCCACCGATGGAATATCCCAGCGAACTACAACGTCGCCATCGACTGCATCGACCGCCACGCCGACCTGCGTGACAAGCCCGCGCTCTACTACGAGGACGATGAGGGCCACGCCGAGAAATACACCTTCGGCCAGATCGGCGCGCTCAGCCGGCGCTTTGCCAACGCGATAGCGGCCCTGGGCGTGGGGCGCGGCGACGTGGTCGCGGTCCATCTGCCGCAACGCCCCGAGACCGCGATCGCCCACATGGGGCTCTACCGGGTGGGCGCGATCGCGCTGCCGATTTCCAAACTGTTCGGGCCCGATGCCCTCAAGTACCGGCTCAACCATAGCGCGGCCAAGGCGATCATGCTGGAGCCCGAGAGCCTCGAGAAACTCGATCCGATCCGCAACGACGTGCCCGCGCTACGCCATGTGATTATCGCCGGCGGCAACAAGGGCGGGCTAGGCTTCGACGAGCTGATCGCTAAAGGCTCCGAGCAGTTCACGATGGGCCCGACCAACGCCGAGGATCCGATCCTGCTGATGTACACCTCGGGCACGACCGGCGATCCCAAGGGCGTGCTGCACGCGGCGCGCTATGTGCTCGGACACAACGGAATCGACTACTCTTACAATTTCCTGCGCGAGGGCGACCTTTACTACAGCCCGGCCGACTGGGCATGGGCGGGCGGCCTGCTCGACGGCCTGCTCGCGATCTGGCCCTACGGAATCCCGGTCCTCGCCTACCGCAGCAAGGCGCGCTTCGATCCCGACGTGACGCTGCGCCTGGTCGAGAAGTACGGCGCGACGGTCGGGCTCTATCCGCCGACCGCGCTCAAGTCGCTGCGCGAGATCAAGAATCCGCGCGAGAAGTACCGCAGCCTGCGCCTGCGATGCATCGTCAGCGGGGCCGAGCCGGTCAGCCCCGAGCTTGCGCGCTGGGTGGACGAGCAGCTCAAGGTCGAGTTCAACCAGGCCTTCGGCCAGACCGAGGCGAACTACTTCATCGGCAACTGCACCGCGCTGGAGAAGGCCAAGCTCGAGCCCCTGGGCAAGCCCTACCCCGGCCACGACGTCGCGGTGGTCAATCCGGAGACCGGCGTTCCGGTCAAAACCGGCCAGACCGGCGAGATCGCGATCCGCGTCGAGGACCCGGTGGTGATGAAGGAGTATTGGAAAAACCCGGGCGCGATGAAAGAGAAGTTCGTCAACGGATGGTGCGTGACCGGCGACCTCGGCCACATGGACGACGAGGGCTACGTCTATTTCCAGGGGCGTTCCGACGACGTCATCAAGACCTCGGGCTACCGGGTCGGCCCGGCCGAGGTCGAGGCCAAGATAATCGAGCATCCGGCGGTCGCCTCGTGCGCGGTGGTTGGCGTGCCCGACGAGCGGCGCGGCCAGGCGATCAAGGCCTTCATCAAGCTGCTCCCCGGCCATCAGCCCTCGCAGCAATTGATCGACGAGATCCAGAAACACGTAAAAACGCGGCTGGCCGCGCACGAGTATCCGCGCGAGTTCGAGTTCATCGACGAGTTCCCGATGACCGTCACCGGCAAGATCCGCCGGCGCGACCTGCGCGAGCGCGAATTGCAGCGGCGCGCGGCCGCCGCAGGCGCCCGCTGA
- a CDS encoding cyclase family protein has protein sequence MANKPVPFTELLKSAPKNWGRFGPNDEIGALNFLTSAEVLRGIRSVKQGRVFTLGVPVARPQGDPLYPSRSQPIRTMAMDKGFYLNGRAQPFPGGGEYADDVITMYLQGTTQYDALGHVWHGDTIYNGYDAKTTMGGLQKCSIQPIAEHGVVGRGLLIDAASYKGKPNLDAGERITLDDLLGAARKQNSPIEKHDILIIHTGWLKRYYDLGVEGIFPKGAFNEPGLGYSPELVKWFHEMEIPSVGSDTIATEQTFHEESGTMIPLHMALLHYQGVIFNEIDWTHDLAEDCAKDGQYSFLFVGAPLKVVGGAGSPVNPIVIK, from the coding sequence ATGGCCAACAAGCCGGTACCATTCACCGAACTGCTCAAGAGCGCGCCCAAGAACTGGGGGCGCTTCGGACCCAACGACGAGATCGGCGCGCTCAACTTCCTGACCAGCGCCGAAGTCCTGCGCGGCATCCGCTCGGTCAAACAGGGCAGGGTCTTCACCCTCGGGGTGCCGGTAGCGCGCCCGCAGGGCGACCCGCTCTACCCGTCGCGCTCGCAGCCTATTCGGACGATGGCGATGGACAAGGGCTTTTACCTCAACGGCCGCGCGCAGCCCTTCCCCGGCGGCGGCGAGTACGCCGACGACGTGATCACGATGTACCTCCAGGGCACCACGCAGTATGACGCGCTCGGCCATGTCTGGCACGGCGACACCATCTACAACGGCTACGACGCCAAGACCACGATGGGCGGATTGCAAAAGTGCTCGATCCAGCCGATCGCTGAGCACGGCGTGGTCGGGCGCGGCCTGCTGATCGACGCCGCGAGCTACAAAGGCAAGCCAAACCTCGACGCCGGCGAGCGGATCACGCTTGACGATCTGCTGGGCGCGGCCAGGAAGCAGAACAGCCCGATCGAAAAGCACGACATCCTGATCATCCACACCGGCTGGCTCAAGCGCTATTACGATCTTGGCGTCGAGGGCATCTTCCCCAAGGGCGCCTTCAACGAGCCGGGCCTCGGCTACAGCCCCGAACTCGTGAAATGGTTCCACGAGATGGAGATCCCATCGGTTGGCAGCGACACGATCGCTACCGAGCAGACGTTCCATGAAGAAAGCGGCACGATGATCCCGCTGCACATGGCGCTGCTTCACTACCAGGGGGTTATTTTCAACGAAATCGACTGGACCCACGATCTCGCCGAGGATTGCGCCAAGGATGGGCAGTACAGCTTCCTGTTCGTCGGCGCGCCGCTGAAAGTAGTGGGCGGAGCAGGCTCGCCGGTCAACCCGATCGTGATCAAGTGA
- a CDS encoding gamma-glutamyl-gamma-aminobutyrate hydrolase family protein (Members of this family of hydrolases with an active site Cys residue belong to MEROPS family C26.), whose product MAKIWVLQHHPAENLGLIAEALESAALAWQYVRVFDGQQAPADMKGAGGLIVMGGPEAVYELDRYPYLRAEMALIENALKLGKPVLGVCLGSQLLAAVLGASVRRGARKEIGWYPVRLRPEAADDRLFQGLPSEFVPCHWHGDVFDLPVGAVALASSELTRHQAFRYGDKAWGLLFHAEMTQQIIAALVHENAEGLKRVGIDGDAILAQAPEHLPRLGEIAETIFGRWAAPIQGT is encoded by the coding sequence ATGGCGAAAATCTGGGTGCTCCAACATCATCCGGCCGAAAACCTCGGACTGATCGCCGAGGCGCTCGAATCGGCGGCGCTGGCGTGGCAGTACGTGCGTGTCTTCGACGGCCAACAGGCGCCCGCCGACATGAAAGGGGCGGGCGGGCTTATCGTGATGGGCGGGCCCGAGGCGGTCTATGAGCTTGACCGCTATCCGTACCTGCGCGCCGAGATGGCGCTGATCGAAAACGCGCTGAAGCTCGGCAAGCCGGTGCTGGGAGTGTGCCTCGGGAGCCAGCTTCTGGCCGCGGTGCTGGGCGCCAGCGTGCGGCGCGGCGCGCGCAAGGAGATCGGATGGTATCCGGTGCGGCTGCGGCCCGAAGCCGCGGATGACCGTCTCTTCCAGGGTCTGCCCTCGGAGTTCGTGCCCTGCCACTGGCACGGCGACGTTTTCGACCTGCCGGTGGGCGCGGTGGCGCTCGCCTCGTCAGAGCTCACCCGGCATCAGGCGTTTCGCTACGGCGACAAGGCGTGGGGATTGCTGTTCCACGCCGAGATGACTCAGCAGATCATCGCGGCGTTGGTGCATGAGAACGCCGAGGGGCTCAAGCGGGTTGGAATCGACGGCGACGCCATCCTGGCGCAGGCGCCGGAACATCTGCCGCGGCTTGGCGAAATCGCGGAGACTATCTTCGGCCGCTGGGCCGCCCCAATTCAGGGGACGTAG
- a CDS encoding CoA transferase: MPALPLDDIRVLDLTHFYNGPYGTLLLSYLGADVIKIEPPGHGEGMRALYRAPEREISLGFAILNVNKRSITLNLKSEDGGEIFKRLAARADVVVENYAYGAMEGFGVGWDVLHALNPRLIYATGKGYGLSGPYRDLPAFDPVVQAMSGVLATTGEADGPPMKAGPAVVDMLGGVHLAAAILAALRHRDRTGEGTLVEVALQDAVVPTLTTHIGAHYGMGIRSTRDGNRSAGGVIVPYNVYPARDGYVLILAADHHRWRRLCELMGRPELADDPRFVNVRARAKRIDEVDELVSNWTRAHTRQELMTALGAADVFCGIVKELDEVMTDAHLHERGMLREIDDPRLGRITIWTSPLRMNAEAAEPRSCAPALGADTDDFYRSELGLDDAALAGLRARKVI; the protein is encoded by the coding sequence GTGCCGGCTCTTCCACTCGACGACATCCGCGTGCTCGATCTGACCCACTTTTACAACGGCCCGTACGGGACGCTGCTGCTCTCCTACCTCGGGGCGGACGTGATCAAGATCGAGCCGCCCGGCCACGGCGAGGGCATGCGCGCGCTGTACCGCGCCCCGGAGCGCGAGATCAGCCTGGGCTTCGCGATCCTCAACGTCAACAAGCGCTCGATAACCCTCAATCTCAAGAGCGAAGATGGAGGCGAGATCTTCAAGCGCCTGGCCGCGCGCGCCGATGTCGTAGTCGAGAATTACGCCTACGGCGCAATGGAGGGCTTCGGAGTGGGCTGGGACGTCCTGCACGCGCTCAATCCGCGGCTCATCTACGCGACCGGCAAAGGCTACGGGCTCAGCGGCCCCTACCGCGACCTGCCCGCCTTCGACCCGGTGGTGCAGGCGATGAGCGGCGTGCTGGCGACCACCGGCGAGGCCGACGGGCCCCCGATGAAGGCCGGGCCGGCGGTGGTGGACATGCTCGGCGGCGTCCATCTGGCCGCCGCTATCCTAGCCGCCCTGCGTCATCGCGACCGCACCGGCGAGGGCACGCTGGTCGAGGTCGCGCTCCAGGATGCGGTGGTGCCCACGCTGACAACGCATATTGGCGCGCACTACGGGATGGGAATCCGGAGCACGCGCGACGGCAATCGCTCCGCCGGCGGCGTGATCGTGCCGTACAATGTATATCCCGCGCGCGACGGCTACGTGCTGATCCTTGCTGCCGACCATCATCGATGGCGCCGGTTGTGCGAGCTGATGGGCCGGCCGGAACTAGCCGACGATCCGCGCTTCGTCAACGTCCGCGCGCGCGCCAAACGTATCGACGAGGTTGACGAGCTGGTCTCGAACTGGACGCGGGCCCATACGCGCCAGGAGTTGATGACGGCGCTCGGCGCCGCCGACGTCTTTTGCGGCATCGTCAAGGAGCTGGACGAGGTGATGACCGACGCCCATCTGCACGAGCGCGGGATGTTGCGTGAGATCGACGACCCCCGCCTGGGGCGGATCACGATCTGGACCTCGCCGCTGAGGATGAATGCCGAAGCTGCGGAGCCGCGCTCGTGCGCGCCCGCGCTCGGCGCCGACACTGATGATTTTTACCGCTCCGAGCTTGGGCTCGATGACGCAGCGCTCGCCGGGTTGCGGGCCCGCAAGGTGATTTGA
- a CDS encoding CoA transferase — MSTAKRDPRGLGAIRIVECGQGVSAAYGAKMMADLGAEVIKVEPPAGDLARTRGPFPNDKPDPEKSGLFIYLNTNKRGVTADLTKPEGREILGRLLESADILIHNVPPYERAKMGLESEALCAKYPGLIVASISMYGDRGPRANWRGYELNASNAGGWAFLSPGASPYPELPPLKPFGAQCDYQGGAHAAITALAAYRHKLRTGRGQAIDVSEQETIAAMLEMNFMHWTYAGRETSRLGSRALGPWFITDCADGKLFVLSVEEDQWKRLVELMGNPEWAKEEIFKDRVTRAQNMDALRALMDEWLRSNKVIELYRKAQENRIPFAPVNTMQQMYESEHLRERGFFVRFEQPGVGTLNLPGAPSQYGRTKWSLRRPAPRLGQHSEEILCGELGIPRERLAALRQAGAI, encoded by the coding sequence ATGAGCACAGCCAAGAGAGATCCGCGCGGCCTGGGCGCGATCAGGATCGTCGAGTGCGGACAGGGCGTGTCGGCCGCCTACGGGGCCAAGATGATGGCCGACCTCGGCGCCGAGGTCATCAAGGTCGAGCCGCCCGCCGGCGACCTGGCTCGCACGCGCGGTCCGTTCCCCAACGACAAGCCCGACCCCGAAAAAAGCGGGCTTTTCATCTACCTGAACACCAACAAGCGCGGCGTGACCGCCGATCTTACCAAGCCCGAGGGGCGCGAGATCCTCGGGCGGCTGCTCGAAAGCGCCGATATTCTGATTCACAACGTGCCGCCATATGAGCGGGCGAAGATGGGCCTGGAGAGCGAGGCGCTGTGTGCGAAGTACCCGGGGCTGATCGTGGCCTCGATCTCGATGTACGGCGATCGCGGGCCGCGCGCCAACTGGCGCGGCTACGAGCTCAACGCGTCCAACGCCGGCGGCTGGGCCTTTCTCAGCCCCGGCGCCTCGCCCTACCCCGAGCTGCCGCCGCTCAAGCCGTTCGGCGCGCAGTGCGACTACCAGGGTGGTGCGCACGCGGCGATCACCGCGCTGGCCGCCTACCGGCACAAGCTGCGCACCGGACGCGGCCAGGCAATCGACGTCTCCGAGCAGGAGACGATCGCGGCGATGCTCGAGATGAACTTCATGCACTGGACCTACGCCGGGCGCGAGACCTCGCGCCTGGGCTCGCGCGCCCTGGGCCCGTGGTTCATCACCGACTGCGCAGACGGCAAACTCTTCGTGCTTTCAGTCGAGGAAGATCAGTGGAAGCGGCTGGTTGAGCTGATGGGCAACCCGGAGTGGGCCAAGGAGGAAATCTTCAAGGACCGCGTGACCCGCGCGCAGAACATGGACGCGCTGCGCGCGCTGATGGACGAGTGGCTGCGCTCGAACAAGGTGATCGAGCTCTACCGCAAGGCGCAGGAGAACCGCATCCCGTTCGCGCCGGTTAATACCATGCAGCAGATGTACGAGAGCGAACATCTGCGCGAGCGCGGCTTCTTCGTGCGTTTCGAGCAGCCCGGCGTCGGCACGCTCAATCTGCCCGGCGCGCCCTCCCAGTACGGCCGGACCAAGTGGTCGCTGCGCCGGCCCGCGCCGCGCCTGGGCCAGCATAGCGAGGAGATCTTATGCGGCGAGCTCGGGATACCGCGCGAGCGGCTGGCCGCGCTCAGACAGGCGGGCGCCATCTGA
- a CDS encoding PHB depolymerase family esterase, with translation MLAKALACATLVAMVLAVGSAAAGEGACGPFGDAPAKLLGADKPSCGDGELLGPWRDGDGAQRYACLFAPASASRQNRLPLVVYLHPSLFGPTTASQAGLLDLAAKYALSGDPKRPGFVVLAPQGRNTTHYYPHPDRSGSGWDNWYRQLNPAGDVRIGATVYRENADAAAIDHFVAEAAASGRVDSRRIYVTGWSNGAAMALLYALNRPNIAAAAVYSAPDPFGAFGDPCPQAPVADPATSVRHIQIFNPRLPVMHVHNSCDIAGLCPNGERLATELRAAGVSLDDVIIDGAGKRVDACWSWCGDNPDGDLSLLRNPIGWTLGVSRHNRWPKQWTPAMLDFLRAHPLRPTAVPF, from the coding sequence GTGCTCGCAAAGGCGCTGGCGTGCGCCACGCTCGTGGCCATGGTGCTGGCGGTCGGAAGTGCGGCGGCCGGCGAGGGCGCGTGCGGGCCGTTTGGCGACGCACCAGCCAAGCTGCTGGGCGCGGACAAGCCCTCCTGCGGCGACGGCGAACTGCTTGGGCCGTGGCGGGATGGCGACGGCGCCCAGCGCTACGCCTGCCTGTTCGCCCCGGCGTCGGCCTCGCGGCAGAACCGCCTGCCACTGGTGGTTTACCTTCATCCCTCGCTGTTCGGCCCGACCACGGCAAGCCAGGCTGGGCTGCTGGACCTCGCGGCGAAATATGCGCTGAGCGGCGATCCCAAACGGCCGGGGTTTGTCGTGCTCGCGCCACAAGGCCGCAACACCACCCACTACTATCCACATCCCGACCGCAGCGGCAGCGGCTGGGACAACTGGTACCGGCAGCTCAACCCGGCGGGCGACGTCAGGATTGGCGCGACCGTCTATCGCGAGAACGCCGACGCGGCGGCGATTGATCACTTCGTAGCGGAGGCCGCGGCGAGCGGCAGGGTCGATTCGCGGCGGATTTACGTCACGGGATGGTCCAATGGCGCAGCGATGGCGCTGCTCTACGCGCTCAACCGGCCCAATATCGCGGCGGCGGCGGTCTATTCGGCGCCCGACCCCTTTGGGGCGTTCGGCGACCCGTGCCCACAGGCGCCGGTAGCGGACCCGGCGACGAGCGTCCGGCACATTCAGATCTTCAATCCGCGGCTGCCCGTGATGCACGTGCACAATAGCTGCGATATCGCGGGCCTCTGTCCCAACGGCGAGCGGCTGGCGACCGAGCTGCGCGCCGCCGGCGTCAGCCTCGACGATGTGATCATCGACGGCGCCGGCAAGCGCGTGGATGCGTGCTGGTCATGGTGCGGGGACAATCCTGACGGCGACCTGAGCCTGTTGCGCAATCCGATCGGATGGACGCTGGGGGTCAGCCGCCACAACCGGTGGCCGAAGCAATGGACGCCCGCGATGCTCGACTTTCTGCGCGCCCATCCGCTCCGTCCCACCGCAGTGCCGTTCTGA